GGAGAAAAATCAATATAACAAGCTTCCAAAGGGAGTATATGGTAAAACCTTTTTAAGGGAATATTGTGATTTTTTAGGACTGGATTATAAGAGTTTGGTTAAAAAACTTGAAAAAAACTCCCCTTCGTCTCGTGGCGATGTTTTTGAAAGAAAAGTTGTGAGTAAAAGACAACTTATTACCTTGCCTCTAGTCATTAGGAATGCTATAATTGGAGTATTGATTATCAGTTGCTTGGCTTATTTGGTTTTTCTTTTGCGTGATATGGTTAGTCCTCCTTTTCTGGAGATTGATCATCCTCCTCATGATTTTATCACTAATGAGGCTACGATAAACATCATGGGACGAAGTGAACCGGAGTCTGAAGTTATTATTAACGGACAGAGTGTTCTATTAGATACTGCCGGTGAATTTAGCAGAGAAATATTTTTACGTCCCGGTCTTAACCAAATTGTTATCACAGCCAGTAAAAAATATAGCCAAAGCGCCACTGTAACCAGACAAATAC
This genomic window from Patescibacteria group bacterium contains:
- a CDS encoding helix-turn-helix domain-containing protein — translated: MPPFSSTPIFLDSETVAEQLRRTRQSNNLSLQEVSKKLNIKIEYLDALEKNQYNKLPKGVYGKTFLREYCDFLGLDYKSLVKKLEKNSPSSRGDVFERKVVSKRQLITLPLVIRNAIIGVLIISCLAYLVFLLRDMVSPPFLEIDHPPHDFITNEATINIMGRSEPESEVIINGQSVLLDTAGEFSREIFLRPGLNQIVITASKKYSQSATVTRQILFE